One region of Mangifera indica cultivar Alphonso chromosome 3, CATAS_Mindica_2.1, whole genome shotgun sequence genomic DNA includes:
- the LOC123209961 gene encoding rop guanine nucleotide exchange factor 12-like, with protein MVRALGQEQENYGSLFRFKRFHSRSLSSETGSRESEPAMEDGSLFRIALKARQDQPSSEKPRLGRGTTRSDRGKSRHSREDSMDASQYIEKLQHDMEQMKERFAKLLLGEDMSGGGKGVSSALALSNAITNLAASAFSEQNRLEPMAAETKARWRKEIDWLLSVTDHIVEFVASRQKSNDGSSMEIMVTRQRNDLHMNIPALRKLDAMLLDCLDNFKDKNEFYYLSKDAPDGAKRNGDKWWLPTVKVPEGGLSEVARKFLQFQKDCVNQVLKAAMAINSQVLSEMEIPENYIESLPKNGRASLGDSIYRSITVEYFNPDQFLSTMDLSSEHKILGLKNRMEASIVIWKRKMVQKDGKSGWGSGVSMEKRELFEERAETILIILKQRFPGIPQSSLDVSKIQYNKDVGQAVLESYSRILETLAYTVLSRIEDVLYADYVSKNPSEANDTRNPLIDNEMTGTECLLEHSASNVKIQTLLDFMGWDAEQGDYEEKMNPEDQYDEPAKEGESK; from the exons ATGGTTCGAGCGTTGGGACAAGAACAGGAAAATTATGGGTCATTGTTTCGCTTCAAAAGGTTCCATTCTAGGAGTTTGAGCAGTGAGACTGGCAGTAGAGAAAGTGAACCTGCTATGGAAGATGGGAGTTTGTTTAGGATTGCTTTAAAAGCTCGACAAGATCAACCTTCATCTGAAAAGCCACGGCTTGGCAGGGGTACTACTCGATCCGATAGGGGGAAGTCTCGCCATTCCAGGGAAGACTCTATGGATGCTTCTCAGTATATTGAAAAACTCCAACACG ATATGGAGCAAATGAAGGAAAGATTTGCTAAATTGCTTCTGGGGGAGGATATGTCTGGTGGAGGAAAGGGTGTTTCATCAGCTTTAGCATTGTCGAATGCCATTACGAACCTTGCAGCTTCTGCATTCAGTGAGCAAAACCGTTTGGAGCCCATGGCAGCTGAAACAAAAGCTAGGTGGAGGAAAGAAATCGATTGGCTCTTATCGGTGACTGATCACATAGTTGAATTTGTTGCTTCTCGACAGAAATCTAACGATGGCAGCAGTATGGAG ATCATGGTGACACGACAAAGAAATGATCTTCACATGAACATCCCTGCATTGCGCAAGCTTGATGCAATGCTTCTT GATTGTTTAGACAATTTCAAGGACAAAAATGAGTTCTATTATCTATCAAAGGACGCTCCAGATGGCGCCAAAAGGAATGGTGATAAGTGGTGGCTGCCTACGGTTAAAGTTCCTGAAGGAGGCCTATCCGAAGTGGCAAGAAAATTTCTGCAATTTCAAAAAGATTGTGTAAACCAAGTGCTCAAGGCTGCCATGGCCATAAATTCTCAAGTTCTATCAGAAATGGAGATCCCTGAGAATTACATTGAATCGTTGCCTAAG AATGGGAGGGCAAGTCTTGGAGACTCAATCTATCGAAGTATTACGGTTGAATATTTTAATCCTGACCAATTCCTCTCCACAATGGACTTATCATCAGAACACAAAATCCTGGGCCTCAAGAACAGAATGGAGGCTTCCATAGTGATTTGGAAGAGAAAGATGGTCCAAAAAGATGGAAAATCAGGTTGGGGTTCAGGTGTGAGCATGGAGAAGAGAGAACTCTTTGAAGAGAGAGCAGAGACAATCTTAATCATCCTCAAACAAAGATTCCCTGGAATTCCTCAATCTTCACTAGATGTTAGCAAAATTCAATACAACAAG GATGTTGGGCAGGCAGTCCTGGAAAGTTATTCCAGAATACTTGAAACTTTGGCCTATACAGTCTTGTCTCGAATCGAAGATGTACTCTATGCCGATTATGTCAGTAAAAATCCATCTGAAGCAAATGATACAAGAAATCCTTTAATAGATAATGAAATGACAGGAACAGAATGTTTACTGGAACACAGCGCTTCAAATGTAAAGATACAGACACTGTTAGATTTTATGGGTTGGGATGCAGAGCAAGGCGATTATGAAGAAAAGATGAACCCAGAAGATCAATACGATGAACCTGCAAAAGAAGGTGAAAGCAAATAG